In Candidatus Electrothrix scaldis, the genomic window ACAAAGAGTCTACGGCGTGGCCTTTAGTCCAGACGGCAAAATGTTGGCTTCCGCTTCCGGGGATAGGACGATACGGCTCTGGGATACGGGGGATAGCCCTTATTATACTCTTTTCCTCCACAACTCCAAACCTACCCCCCTCTACCACACCTTCATCGACGCCGTAAAATTCCTCTGGCAACGCGATGTACAAGGCTTTGAAATCGTGTATAAGGAACGCACCCCGGCGGACCTGGAAAAATACGGTGCCCTGCTCGCTCCCCCTCCACCCGGCCAAAGCAAATTCGACCAAGTCCTCAAATGGGCCGAGAAGCAGCAGGGACAATAGGAGCGATTCGCGAAACGCTCCCTTACACAACTATGCATCCTTTGCGCCCTGATTAATCACGCTGTATCCTGTAAATAAGTGCTCAATCAACAATCCGAAGGAAACAGGAAAAAGCACAACATACGACCTACAAAGTAAAGGAGGGCTGCACAATGGCTCGAACACGTTCAATCCTGACTGATGTCAGTGCCGGAATATCAGAACTGAAAAAAAATCCAATGGCTGTCCTGCAACAGGGCCACGGTGCCCCGGTTGTTATCCTCAATCACGATGAACCCGCATTCTATGCAGTACCCGCCGAGATGTATGAACGGCTCATGGAACGACTG contains:
- a CDS encoding type II toxin-antitoxin system prevent-host-death family antitoxin: MARTRSILTDVSAGISELKKNPMAVLQQGHGAPVVILNHDEPAFYAVPAEMYERLMERLDDIELAEIVRERQDQPEIEVDIDAWFDAPGVSDDFMGQGRDQPDDQIRDTLS